GCATCTAAATCTACCTGAACCGCTAGGAATTTTACTCCGTTTACTTCTTGAATTTGAGAAGCTAATTCGCTTTTCAGTCCTTTAGCTTTGTCTTTAATTAGTTGCTCAACCTGTTTTTTAAGCTTGGTATTTTCATCTTGCAACGAACCAACTGCTTTTAAAACATCCTGAGGATATTTTAAAGTTTCTTTCAATTCTGCTAAAGTTTGCTCTTGTTGGTTATAGAAATCTTTAACCGCATCGCCAGTAATTGCCTCAATACGACGGATTCCTGCCGCAACAGCACCTTCTGAAACTATTTTAAAATGCCAAATATCGGCTGTATTTTTTACGTGAATTCCTCCGCAAAGCTCTTTGCTTTCGCCAAATTCAATCATACGAACGCTGTCACCATATTTCTCTCCGAACAAAGCCATAGCTCCTTTTGCCAAGGCTTCCTGTATAGGTAGGTTTCTGTATTCGTTTAATTGCAGTTGTTCCGCAATGCGTTGGTTTACAAAATTCTCTACTTGTTTTAATTCTTCATCGTTTACTTTGCTAAAATGAGAAAAGTCAAAACGCAAGTAGTTAGGACTAACCAATGAGCCTTTTTGCTCTACATGCGTTCCTAAAATGGTGCGCAAAGCCAAGTGCATCAAATGCGTAGCAGAGTGATTTTTTGAGGTTGAAGTCCTTAAATCTGTATTTACTTTTGCTACAAAAGCCGCTTCAACATTCTCTGGAAGTTGCTTTGCAAAATGAAGAATCAAGTTATTTTCTTTCTTGGTATCTATAATTTCAATCGTTTCATTAGCTGACACAAGCACACCTTTATCGCCTACTTGTCCTCCGCCTTCTGGATAGAATGGTGTAGCATCCAAAACAATTTGGTATAAAATACCGTCTTTTTTACTGTCAACTTTTCGGATACGGGTTATCTTAACATCGTTTTCGGTTTGGTCATAACCCACAAAAGTTTCTACATTTCCTGGAATTAATACCTTCCAGTCTTCGGTTGAAACCTCAGAAGCAGCACGAGAACGTGCTTTTTGTTTTTGAAGTTCTATCTCAAATTCGTTTTCATTAAACGAATAACCTTTCTCTTTCAATATCAGTGCGGTCAAGTCTTTTGGGAAACCATAGGTATCGTATAACTCAAAAACCTTTTCACCAGACACTTCTTTTCCTTTAGTTGATACAATTACGTTTTCGAGTAATTGTAACCCTTGCTCTAAAGTCCTTAGGAACGATGCTTCTTCTTCTCTGATTACATTGGTTACCAATTGTTGTTGGGACTTAATCTCTGGGAAGAACTCACCCATTTGATTAGCTAAAACAGCTACTAATTGATTGATAAAAGGTTCCTTGGTATCCAAAAACGTAAAACCATAACGAATAGCACGACGCAATATCCTACGGATAACATAACCTGCACCAGTATTTGACGGCAATTGTCCATCTGCAATAGCAAAGGCAACGGCACGCACATGGTCTACTATCACACGGATTGCGATATTTACTTTGTTTTGTTCTTCAGAGATGTTTTTAACTTCGTTTGAAGTGTATTTTAATCCTGTGATTTGCTCTACTTTTTCAATTAATGGTGTAAAAACATCCGTGTCATAATTGGAGGTAACACCTTGCATTGCCATACACAAACGTTCAAATCCCATACCGGTATCTACGTGTTGTGCTGGAAGTTTTTCTAAGGAACCATCGGCTTTTCGGTTGAATTCCATGAATACGTTATTCCAGATTTCTACCACTTGTGGATGGTCTGCATTGACCAAACTTCTACCAGAAACTGCTGAACGTTCTGCATCACTTCGTAAATCTATATGGATTTCTGAACAAGGACCACACGGACCTTGGTCGCCCATCTCCCAGAAGTTGTCTTTTTTGTTTCCAAAAATGATTCTGTCTTCAGGAACATATTGCTTCCAAATATCAAAAGCTTCCTGGTCAAAAGGCACATCTTCAGCTGGATTTCCTTCAAAAACAGAAACATATAAACGGTCTTTGTCAAGCTTCAAAACTTCGGTTAAAAATTCCCAAGCCCAAGCAAGTGCTTCTTTTTTAAAATAATCTCCAAACGACCAGTTGCCCAACATTTCAAACATGGTGTGATGATAAGTATCAAAACCTACGTCTTCAAGATCATTGTGCTTACCTGAAACACGAAGACATTTTTGGGTATCGGCTATTCTTTT
The window above is part of the Flavobacterium sp. PMTSA4 genome. Proteins encoded here:
- the alaS gene encoding alanine--tRNA ligase; this translates as MKSQDIRKAYLQFFESKNHLIVPSAPIVLKDDPTLMFNNSGMAQFKEFFLGNGTPKSKRIADTQKCLRVSGKHNDLEDVGFDTYHHTMFEMLGNWSFGDYFKKEALAWAWEFLTEVLKLDKDRLYVSVFEGNPAEDVPFDQEAFDIWKQYVPEDRIIFGNKKDNFWEMGDQGPCGPCSEIHIDLRSDAERSAVSGRSLVNADHPQVVEIWNNVFMEFNRKADGSLEKLPAQHVDTGMGFERLCMAMQGVTSNYDTDVFTPLIEKVEQITGLKYTSNEVKNISEEQNKVNIAIRVIVDHVRAVAFAIADGQLPSNTGAGYVIRRILRRAIRYGFTFLDTKEPFINQLVAVLANQMGEFFPEIKSQQQLVTNVIREEEASFLRTLEQGLQLLENVIVSTKGKEVSGEKVFELYDTYGFPKDLTALILKEKGYSFNENEFEIELQKQKARSRAASEVSTEDWKVLIPGNVETFVGYDQTENDVKITRIRKVDSKKDGILYQIVLDATPFYPEGGGQVGDKGVLVSANETIEIIDTKKENNLILHFAKQLPENVEAAFVAKVNTDLRTSTSKNHSATHLMHLALRTILGTHVEQKGSLVSPNYLRFDFSHFSKVNDEELKQVENFVNQRIAEQLQLNEYRNLPIQEALAKGAMALFGEKYGDSVRMIEFGESKELCGGIHVKNTADIWHFKIVSEGAVAAGIRRIEAITGDAVKDFYNQQEQTLAELKETLKYPQDVLKAVGSLQDENTKLKKQVEQLIKDKAKGLKSELASQIQEVNGVKFLAVQVDLDATGAKDLAYELGTKETQLFLLLATNQDDKPMLTCYISKELVDSKGLNAGQVVRELGKYINGGGGGQPFFATAGGKNSAGIPEALEKAVNFIK